In the Bacillota bacterium genome, one interval contains:
- a CDS encoding MTH1187 family thiamine-binding protein — MAIVNVSIAPLGTSSPSISHYVAACHQVLRRYPELKWQLTPMGTIIEGDLPRILEVIVLMHEVPFAKGALRVSTLIKIDDRRDKEATMEGKVQAVEEKL; from the coding sequence ATGGCCATAGTCAACGTTTCGATTGCTCCGCTAGGTACCAGCAGCCCTAGCATTAGCCACTATGTTGCCGCGTGTCACCAGGTACTACGTCGTTACCCGGAGTTAAAGTGGCAGCTCACCCCCATGGGCACCATAATCGAAGGCGACCTGCCGCGCATTCTCGAGGTTATCGTCCTAATGCACGAAGTGCCGTTTGCTAAGGGTGCATTGCGCGTCTCTACCCTCATCAAGATTGACGATCGCCGCGACAAAGAAGCAACTATGGAGGGCAAAGTGCAGGCGGTAGAAGAAAAACTCTGA